A region from the Kribbella shirazensis genome encodes:
- the trpB gene encoding tryptophan synthase subunit beta — MTTVLPDQLGHFGRFGGRFMPEALIAPLDELTQAWREAMADPEFTGEFERMLREYIGAPSLLYDATRLSDVAGARILLKREDLNHTGAHKIRNAIGQALLTKRMGKPRVIAETGAGQHGVATATACAYLGLECVVYMGEVDTERQALNVARMRLLGAEVIAVKTGSRTLKDAINDALRDWVASVDKTHYILGTAAGSHPFPAMVRDFVRGIGDEAREQTLELTGKLPDAAVASVGGGSNAIGLFTAFIPDEDVKLYGIEPGGDGFETGRHAATITAGQVGVLHGARSFLLQDEDGQTIESHSISAGLDYPGVGPEHAWLAETGRASYRPITDADAMEAFRLLSKTEGIIPAIESAHAVAGALEIAKELGPEATILVNLSGRGDKDMDTAATWFGLGEKGSGQ, encoded by the coding sequence ATGACTACTGTGCTGCCCGACCAGCTCGGGCACTTCGGCCGTTTCGGCGGCAGGTTCATGCCGGAGGCGCTGATCGCGCCGCTCGACGAGCTCACCCAGGCCTGGCGCGAGGCGATGGCCGACCCGGAGTTCACCGGTGAGTTCGAGCGGATGCTGCGCGAGTACATCGGCGCCCCGAGCCTGCTGTACGACGCGACCCGGCTGTCGGACGTGGCCGGCGCGCGGATCCTGCTGAAGCGCGAGGACCTGAACCACACCGGCGCGCACAAGATCCGCAACGCGATCGGCCAGGCGCTGCTGACCAAGCGGATGGGCAAGCCGCGGGTGATCGCCGAGACCGGCGCCGGCCAGCACGGCGTCGCGACCGCGACCGCGTGTGCGTACCTCGGCCTCGAGTGCGTGGTCTACATGGGCGAGGTCGACACCGAGCGCCAGGCGCTGAACGTGGCCCGGATGCGGCTGCTCGGAGCCGAGGTGATCGCGGTCAAGACCGGCAGCCGGACGCTGAAGGACGCGATCAACGACGCCCTGCGCGACTGGGTCGCCAGCGTGGACAAGACGCACTACATCCTCGGTACGGCGGCCGGTTCGCACCCGTTCCCGGCGATGGTGCGCGACTTCGTCCGCGGCATCGGGGACGAGGCGCGGGAGCAGACGCTGGAGCTGACCGGCAAGCTGCCGGACGCGGCGGTCGCCTCGGTCGGCGGCGGGTCGAACGCGATCGGTCTGTTCACCGCGTTCATCCCGGACGAGGACGTGAAGCTGTACGGCATCGAGCCGGGCGGCGACGGGTTCGAGACCGGCCGGCACGCGGCGACGATCACGGCCGGGCAGGTCGGCGTACTGCACGGTGCGCGGTCGTTCCTGCTGCAGGACGAGGACGGGCAGACGATCGAGTCGCACTCGATCTCCGCGGGGCTGGACTACCCGGGCGTCGGCCCGGAACACGCGTGGCTGGCGGAGACCGGGCGGGCGTCGTACCGGCCGATCACCGACGCCGACGCGATGGAGGCGTTCCGGCTGCTGTCGAAGACCGAGGGCATCATCCCGGCGATCGAGTCCGCGCACGCGGTCGCCGGCGCGCTCGAGATCGCGAAGGAACTGGGGCCGGAGGCAACGATTCTGGTGAACCTCTCCGGTCGCGGCGACAAGGACAT
- the trpC gene encoding indole-3-glycerol phosphate synthase TrpC: MTVLDDILAGVREDLAERQARVSLDDLKLEAQRKPDAKDPMPVFRGDGIAVIAEVKRSSPSKGELAEITDPAALAGEYEQGGAAAISVLTEERRFNGSLDDLRAVRGRVDVPVLRKDFVVSSYQLWEARAAGADMVLLIVAALEQEALVSLVERAQSIGLCPLVEVHDEEETRRAVDAGAQLIGVNNRNLKTLEVDRDTFARVAPTIPTELVRVAESGVRGPHDVIEFARAGADVVLVGETLVTGRDPRASVADLVAAGSHPAIQQRH; encoded by the coding sequence ATGACTGTGCTTGACGACATCCTCGCCGGGGTCCGGGAGGACCTCGCGGAGCGCCAGGCGCGGGTCAGCCTGGACGACCTGAAGCTGGAGGCCCAGCGCAAGCCCGACGCCAAGGACCCGATGCCGGTGTTCCGCGGCGACGGGATCGCTGTCATCGCCGAGGTGAAGCGCTCCAGCCCGTCCAAGGGCGAGCTGGCCGAGATCACCGACCCGGCCGCGCTGGCCGGGGAGTACGAGCAGGGTGGCGCCGCGGCGATCTCGGTGCTGACCGAGGAGCGCCGGTTCAACGGCAGCCTGGACGATCTGCGGGCGGTCCGCGGCCGGGTCGACGTGCCCGTGCTGCGCAAGGACTTCGTCGTCTCGTCCTACCAGCTCTGGGAGGCGCGGGCGGCCGGGGCCGACATGGTGCTGCTGATCGTCGCCGCGCTGGAGCAGGAGGCGCTGGTCTCGCTCGTCGAGCGGGCCCAGTCGATCGGCCTGTGCCCGCTGGTCGAGGTACACGACGAGGAGGAGACCCGGCGTGCGGTGGACGCCGGCGCCCAGCTCATCGGCGTGAACAACCGGAACCTGAAGACCCTCGAGGTCGACCGGGACACCTTCGCCCGGGTCGCGCCGACGATCCCGACCGAGCTGGTGCGCGTGGCCGAGTCCGGCGTCCGGGGCCCGCATGATGTAATCGAGTTCGCGCGCGCCGGGGCCGATGTCGTCCTCGTCGGTGAAACCCTGGTGACCGGCCGCGATCCTCGCGCCTCGGTCGCCGACCTCGTCGCCGCCGGATCGCACCCCGCCATCCAGCAGCGGCACTAG
- a CDS encoding HGxxPAAW family protein, with amino-acid sequence MENTTADQAARASEEVPHDLHGNSPAAWTAVAIVLVAFTVGAIAMVLGPNWVLFWISVGIAVLGALAGKVLQLLGFGVPTDGHH; translated from the coding sequence ATGGAGAATACGACGGCCGATCAAGCGGCGCGGGCGAGCGAGGAAGTTCCCCACGATCTGCACGGCAACAGCCCGGCGGCCTGGACCGCGGTGGCGATCGTGCTGGTCGCGTTCACGGTCGGTGCCATCGCGATGGTGCTCGGGCCCAACTGGGTGCTGTTCTGGATCTCTGTCGGCATCGCGGTGCTGGGCGCCCTGGCCGGCAAGGTGCTGCAGCTGCTGGGCTTCGGGGTCCCGACCGACGGCCACCACTGA
- a CDS encoding Trp biosynthesis-associated membrane protein produces the protein MRSQRLVDVLALVALALLGLSAYLTWVSADPGNGRPVVDFNGYTITKAPVTLALAGVVAVVVTKLAGTFLRRVLGGLVALLGFAAIVVSLSVRPDGPELSRLRPELSDVLADQVTQAGGPAPWFALAGGIALAGAGLITVLTAQRWRQATQRYERDPAAAPADQWKAIDAGEDPTL, from the coding sequence ATGAGATCCCAGCGACTGGTCGACGTCCTCGCCCTCGTGGCGCTGGCGCTGCTCGGGTTGTCGGCGTACCTGACCTGGGTGTCGGCCGATCCGGGGAACGGGCGGCCGGTGGTCGACTTCAACGGCTACACGATCACCAAGGCGCCCGTCACGCTCGCGCTGGCGGGGGTGGTGGCTGTCGTGGTGACGAAGCTCGCCGGCACCTTCCTGCGGAGAGTTCTGGGCGGTCTGGTGGCGCTGCTCGGGTTCGCGGCGATCGTCGTCTCCTTGAGCGTCCGCCCCGATGGTCCTGAACTGAGCCGGCTGCGGCCGGAGCTGAGCGACGTACTGGCGGACCAGGTGACGCAGGCAGGCGGCCCGGCGCCGTGGTTCGCCCTGGCAGGCGGGATCGCGCTGGCCGGCGCCGGGCTGATCACGGTGCTGACAGCGCAGCGATGGCGGCAGGCGACCCAGCGTTACGAGCGTGATCCGGCCGCCGCGCCGGCGGATCAGTGGAAGGCGATCGACGCCGGGGAGGACCCGACTCTCTGA
- a CDS encoding anthranilate synthase component I gives MTAPDLETFREYAKDRRVIPVTRRLLGDAETPIGVYGKLAAEREGTFLLESAENGGVWSRYSFIGVRSAATLTERDGEAVWTGNPPVGLPQTGDPLQALRETLDILHTPRLPDLPPLTGGMVGFLGYDAVRRLERLPDTTTDDLGLPELTFLFATDLAALDHETGEIWLIANAVNWDDSDERVDEAYADAVRRLDAMERDLAQPTPSYVVRADRQAQPDPHRQRSSAEYREAVEHAKEEIRAGEAFQIVVSQRFELQTSASALDIYRVLRRSNPSPYMYLVRLDGFDIVGSSPEALVKVTDNKVILHPIAGTRRRGTTPEEDHALEEELRADVKERAEHLMLVDLGRNDVGKVCAPGTVEVVDFMDVRRYSHVMHLESTVTGQLAAGRTAFDALTAAFPAGTLSGAPKPRAMEIIDKLEVTRRGVYGGVVGYLDFAGDADTAIAIRTAVLRGGTAYVQAGAGIVADSDPAAEDAECRTKAAAVLNAIAVAGTFSDV, from the coding sequence ATGACCGCGCCGGATCTGGAGACGTTCCGTGAGTACGCGAAGGACCGCCGCGTCATCCCGGTGACACGGCGGCTGCTCGGCGACGCGGAGACGCCGATCGGTGTGTACGGCAAGCTGGCGGCCGAGCGGGAGGGCACGTTCCTGCTGGAGTCGGCGGAGAACGGCGGCGTCTGGTCGCGGTACTCGTTCATCGGCGTCCGCTCCGCCGCGACGCTGACCGAGCGCGACGGCGAGGCCGTCTGGACCGGCAACCCGCCGGTCGGCCTGCCGCAGACCGGCGACCCGCTGCAGGCGCTCCGCGAGACGCTCGACATCCTGCACACCCCGCGGCTGCCGGACCTGCCCCCGCTGACCGGCGGCATGGTCGGCTTCCTCGGGTACGACGCGGTGCGCCGGCTGGAGCGGTTGCCGGACACAACCACCGACGACCTCGGCCTGCCCGAGCTGACCTTCCTGTTCGCGACCGACCTGGCCGCCCTGGACCACGAGACCGGCGAGATCTGGCTGATCGCGAACGCGGTCAACTGGGACGACTCCGACGAGCGCGTCGACGAGGCGTACGCCGACGCGGTACGCCGGCTCGACGCGATGGAGCGCGACCTCGCGCAGCCCACGCCGTCGTACGTCGTCCGCGCGGACCGGCAGGCCCAGCCCGACCCGCACCGGCAGCGCTCCAGCGCGGAGTACCGGGAGGCGGTCGAGCACGCGAAGGAGGAGATCCGCGCGGGCGAGGCGTTCCAGATCGTCGTCTCGCAGCGGTTCGAGCTGCAGACGTCGGCGTCCGCGCTCGACATCTACCGCGTGCTCCGCCGGTCGAATCCGAGCCCCTACATGTACCTGGTCCGGCTGGACGGGTTCGACATCGTCGGCTCCAGCCCGGAGGCGCTGGTCAAGGTCACCGACAACAAGGTGATCCTGCACCCGATCGCCGGCACCCGCCGCCGCGGTACGACGCCGGAGGAGGACCACGCGCTCGAGGAGGAGCTGCGCGCGGACGTGAAGGAGCGCGCGGAGCACCTGATGCTCGTCGACCTCGGCCGCAACGACGTCGGCAAGGTGTGCGCCCCCGGCACGGTCGAGGTCGTCGACTTCATGGACGTCCGGCGCTACAGCCACGTCATGCACCTCGAGTCGACCGTCACCGGTCAGCTCGCGGCCGGACGGACCGCGTTCGACGCGCTCACCGCGGCGTTCCCCGCGGGCACACTGTCCGGGGCGCCGAAGCCGCGGGCGATGGAGATCATCGACAAGCTCGAGGTCACCCGGCGGGGCGTGTACGGCGGGGTGGTCGGCTATCTCGACTTCGCCGGGGACGCGGATACCGCGATCGCGATCCGTACTGCGGTGCTGCGCGGTGGGACGGCGTACGTCCAGGCCGGTGCCGGCATCGTCGCGGACTCGGACCCGGCGGCCGAGGACGCCGAGTGCCGGACGAAGGCGGCGGCGGTGCTGAACGCGATCGCCGTCGCGGGAACGTTCAGCGACGTATGA
- the hisI gene encoding phosphoribosyl-AMP cyclohydrolase codes for MTIDELTFDAAGLIPAVVQQYDTREVLMVGWMDAEAVRRTAETRRSTFWSRSRQQYWVKGETSGHRQHVKQILVDCDADTLLVLVDQEGPACHTGTRSCFEHGEIEVAA; via the coding sequence GTGACTATCGACGAGTTGACCTTCGACGCGGCCGGGCTGATCCCGGCGGTGGTGCAGCAGTACGACACGCGCGAGGTCCTGATGGTGGGCTGGATGGACGCCGAGGCGGTGCGCCGTACCGCGGAGACCAGGCGGAGCACGTTCTGGTCGCGGAGCCGGCAGCAGTACTGGGTGAAGGGCGAGACCAGCGGCCATCGTCAGCACGTCAAGCAGATCCTCGTCGACTGCGACGCGGACACGCTGCTGGTCCTCGTCGACCAGGAAGGACCGGCCTGCCACACCGGCACCCGCAGCTGCTTCGAGCACGGCGAGATCGAGGTCGCCGCATGA
- a CDS encoding dipeptidase: MTSEAGIEGLLREHPVIDGHNDLPIAFYELCGYDLDAHDLAGPVPELNTDLPRLRAGHVGGQFWSLWVPQDEHAVRRTFEQLDFVRRFVERFPDDLQLASSADDVEAAMKAGRIASLMGMEGGHSIGESLGVLRTMRALGVRYMTLTHNHNVSWADSATDEPVLGGLNDFGEEVVREMNRIGMLVDLSHVSADTMRHALRVTSAPVIFSHSSARAVCDVPRNAPDDVLETLAANDGVCMVTFVPYFTSQAYVDWVEGARVAAERAGLSTDDQPGNPIPSPLRPENQAKLAEIYGQPKPETTLADVVAHVEHVREVAGIDHIGLGGDYDGCPEFPVELPDVASYPVLFGALADRGWSTEDLGKLASGNILRVLRAADDVAAG; encoded by the coding sequence ATGACTAGTGAGGCGGGGATCGAAGGGTTGTTGCGGGAGCATCCGGTGATCGACGGGCACAACGACCTGCCGATCGCGTTCTACGAGCTGTGCGGGTACGACCTGGACGCTCACGACCTGGCGGGCCCGGTGCCGGAGCTCAACACGGACCTGCCGCGGCTGCGCGCGGGTCACGTGGGCGGGCAGTTCTGGTCCCTGTGGGTGCCGCAGGACGAGCACGCGGTACGGCGTACGTTCGAGCAGCTCGATTTCGTCCGGCGGTTCGTCGAGCGCTTCCCGGACGACCTGCAACTGGCGTCCTCGGCGGACGACGTGGAGGCCGCGATGAAGGCCGGCCGGATCGCGTCGCTGATGGGCATGGAGGGCGGCCACTCGATCGGTGAGTCGCTCGGCGTCCTGCGGACGATGCGCGCGCTCGGCGTCCGCTACATGACCCTGACCCACAACCACAACGTGTCCTGGGCGGATTCGGCCACCGACGAGCCGGTGCTCGGCGGGCTGAACGACTTCGGCGAGGAGGTCGTCCGGGAGATGAACCGGATCGGCATGCTCGTCGACCTCTCGCACGTCTCCGCGGACACCATGCGGCACGCGCTCCGCGTGACCAGCGCGCCGGTCATCTTCAGCCACTCGTCGGCGCGCGCGGTCTGCGACGTACCGCGGAACGCACCGGACGACGTCCTCGAGACGCTGGCGGCGAACGACGGCGTCTGCATGGTCACCTTCGTGCCGTACTTCACCTCTCAGGCGTACGTCGACTGGGTCGAGGGCGCCCGCGTCGCGGCCGAAAGGGCGGGCCTGAGCACCGATGATCAGCCGGGCAATCCGATCCCGTCCCCGCTGAGGCCGGAGAACCAGGCGAAGCTCGCCGAGATCTACGGGCAGCCCAAGCCGGAGACCACGCTGGCGGACGTGGTCGCGCACGTCGAGCACGTCCGGGAGGTGGCCGGTATCGACCACATCGGGCTGGGCGGCGACTACGACGGCTGCCCGGAGTTCCCGGTCGAGCTGCCGGACGTGGCGTCGTACCCGGTGCTGTTCGGCGCGCTGGCCGACCGCGGCTGGAGCACCGAAGACCTCGGGAAACTTGCCAGTGGCAACATCCTGCGAGTGCTCCGGGCCGCCGACGACGTAGCGGCCGGCTAG
- a CDS encoding GNAT family N-acetyltransferase has product MVIELRVAGAAELGEVLGVLRGWQREDVPLQLHPGDLGWFWRFGVERTAAATRIWRRGGEIVAIGMLDEPDWLRLSIAPDAQRDEELAQRIVEDVSAPAAGVLIEGKVYVETPMGALVQDLLFKDGWNADVPWVPLRRDLGDPVPDPGLRVGVIGAEEAHERTGVQRASFDGSTFTDERWFAMSDGLPYADARCLVLRNKIGESVAAATVWSAGEGRPGYIEPMGVHRLHRGRGYGTAMVLACARALQELGSSSIYTVTPATNVGAIATYQAAGMQALDEIRAQYRDA; this is encoded by the coding sequence ATGGTTATTGAGTTGCGGGTTGCGGGGGCGGCGGAGTTGGGTGAGGTTTTGGGGGTGCTGCGGGGGTGGCAGCGGGAGGATGTGCCGCTGCAGTTGCATCCGGGGGACCTTGGGTGGTTCTGGCGGTTCGGGGTCGAGCGGACGGCGGCGGCTACGCGGATCTGGCGGCGTGGCGGGGAGATCGTCGCGATCGGGATGCTGGACGAGCCCGATTGGTTGCGGCTGTCGATCGCCCCGGACGCCCAGCGTGACGAGGAGCTGGCGCAGCGGATCGTCGAGGACGTGTCCGCGCCCGCGGCCGGCGTGCTGATCGAGGGCAAGGTGTACGTCGAGACGCCGATGGGCGCGCTCGTCCAGGACCTGCTGTTCAAGGACGGCTGGAACGCGGACGTGCCGTGGGTGCCGCTGCGCCGCGACCTGGGCGACCCGGTGCCGGATCCCGGTCTGCGGGTCGGCGTCATCGGCGCGGAGGAGGCCCACGAGCGCACCGGCGTACAGCGGGCGTCGTTCGACGGGTCGACGTTCACCGACGAGCGCTGGTTCGCGATGTCCGACGGCCTGCCGTACGCCGACGCGCGTTGCCTGGTGCTCCGCAACAAGATCGGCGAGTCCGTCGCCGCGGCGACCGTGTGGTCCGCCGGCGAGGGACGCCCCGGCTACATCGAGCCGATGGGCGTCCACCGCCTGCACCGCGGCCGCGGGTACGGCACCGCGATGGTCCTGGCCTGTGCGCGGGCGTTGCAGGAGCTGGGCTCGTCCAGCATCTACACGGTCACGCCGGCGACCAACGTCGGCGCGATCGCGACGTACCAGGCCGCCGGGATGCAGGCGCTGGACGAGATCCGAGCCCAGTACCGGGACGCCTAG
- a CDS encoding Fe-S cluster assembly protein HesB — MLTLTENATLVIKSITGVEGAPEGAGVRISQDNPADPALAVTTTEAPQPGDQVVEEAGARVFLEQNAANALDDKILDAAVDDKGGVEFLLVPQPGQGRENGAAPTP, encoded by the coding sequence GTGCTGACCCTGACTGAGAACGCGACGCTGGTGATCAAGAGCATCACCGGGGTCGAGGGCGCGCCGGAGGGGGCCGGGGTGCGGATCTCGCAGGACAACCCGGCGGATCCGGCGCTTGCGGTGACCACGACGGAGGCACCGCAACCGGGTGACCAAGTGGTGGAGGAAGCCGGTGCGCGGGTCTTCCTCGAGCAGAACGCCGCGAACGCTCTCGACGACAAGATCCTGGACGCGGCGGTCGACGACAAGGGCGGTGTCGAGTTCCTGCTCGTACCGCAGCCGGGCCAGGGTCGCGAGAACGGCGCCGCCCCGACCCCCTGA
- a CDS encoding ABC transporter ATP-binding protein: MSAAEASRLDHGDNAGGLQTLKDGLKVSPELARGWWLTGILALTMTAGRIVVPIAVQQTIDKGLSGPGGPDMSYVAWMCLICALGVILTAGASYLTTVRLAVNSEHGLATMRIKAFRHVHDLPVLTQSTERRGALVSRVTSDVDTVSQFLQFGGFIFLVSLGQMLLATIVMFVYSWQLALVVLLCFVPLFASLKYLQRAMSAAYGVVRAKVGEMLSAIAEPVVGAQVVRSYAIEQRTQDRIDASIDDYRRTATRAQGLTGLTFSIGGLAAGFANAGVLTVGVLLGVDGQATLGELLAFMFLVALFSDPVQIATQVLTDAQSAFAGWRRVLGVIATPADVADPGEEGVKQARGPITVEFENVDFAYPEGELVLRDVDVRIEPHRRVAVVGETGSGKTTFAKLLTRLMDPTSGAVKLDGVDAREISFESLRERVVMVPQDGYLFDASLADNVRFGRPDVTDAELLTAFESLGLTDWLESLPDGLDSAVGQRGESLSAGERQLVALVRANIADPDLLVLDEATSAVDPGTEVRVNAALERLMTGRTSVTIAHRLSTAEAADEVLVFDEGKIVERGPHTQLVDAGGVYTRLHQSWIAQRSAL, encoded by the coding sequence ATGAGCGCCGCGGAAGCTAGTCGGCTTGATCACGGTGACAACGCGGGTGGGCTGCAGACGCTGAAGGACGGTCTGAAGGTCTCGCCCGAGCTGGCGCGTGGGTGGTGGCTGACCGGGATCCTCGCGCTGACGATGACGGCCGGGCGGATCGTCGTACCGATCGCGGTGCAGCAGACGATCGACAAGGGGCTGTCGGGGCCGGGCGGTCCGGACATGTCGTACGTCGCCTGGATGTGCCTGATCTGCGCGCTCGGCGTGATCCTGACCGCGGGCGCGTCGTACCTGACGACCGTGCGGCTCGCGGTCAACTCGGAGCACGGGCTGGCGACGATGCGGATCAAGGCGTTCCGGCACGTGCACGACCTGCCGGTGCTGACCCAGAGCACCGAGCGGCGCGGCGCGCTGGTCAGCCGGGTCACGTCGGACGTCGACACGGTGTCGCAGTTCCTGCAGTTCGGCGGGTTCATCTTCCTGGTCAGCCTCGGGCAGATGCTGCTCGCGACGATCGTGATGTTCGTGTACTCCTGGCAGCTCGCGCTGGTCGTGCTGCTGTGCTTCGTCCCGTTGTTCGCGAGCCTGAAGTACCTGCAGCGCGCGATGTCGGCGGCGTACGGCGTGGTCCGGGCGAAGGTCGGCGAGATGCTGTCCGCGATCGCGGAGCCGGTCGTCGGCGCGCAGGTGGTCCGCTCGTACGCGATCGAGCAGCGCACGCAGGACCGCATCGACGCGTCCATCGACGACTACCGCCGGACGGCGACGAGGGCGCAGGGGCTCACCGGCCTGACGTTCTCGATCGGCGGTCTGGCCGCGGGCTTCGCGAACGCGGGCGTCCTGACGGTCGGTGTGCTGCTGGGCGTGGACGGGCAGGCCACGCTGGGCGAGCTGCTCGCGTTCATGTTCCTGGTCGCGCTGTTCTCGGACCCGGTGCAGATCGCCACGCAGGTGCTGACCGACGCGCAGAGCGCCTTCGCCGGCTGGCGGCGCGTGCTCGGCGTGATCGCCACGCCGGCCGACGTCGCCGACCCGGGCGAGGAGGGCGTGAAGCAGGCGCGCGGGCCGATCACGGTCGAGTTCGAGAACGTCGATTTCGCTTACCCGGAAGGGGAATTGGTGCTGCGCGATGTCGACGTACGGATCGAGCCGCATCGGCGGGTCGCGGTGGTGGGGGAGACCGGGTCGGGCAAGACGACGTTCGCGAAGCTGCTGACCCGGTTGATGGATCCGACGTCCGGGGCGGTGAAGCTGGACGGGGTGGATGCGCGCGAGATCTCGTTCGAGTCGCTGCGGGAGCGGGTCGTGATGGTGCCGCAGGACGGGTACCTGTTCGACGCGTCGCTCGCGGACAACGTGCGGTTCGGCCGGCCGGACGTGACGGACGCGGAGCTGCTGACCGCGTTCGAGTCGCTCGGCCTCACGGACTGGCTGGAGTCGCTGCCGGACGGGCTGGACTCGGCGGTCGGTCAGCGCGGTGAGTCGCTGTCCGCGGGGGAACGGCAGCTGGTGGCGCTGGTCCGCGCGAACATCGCCGACCCGGACCTGCTCGTCCTGGACGAGGCGACGTCAGCGGTCGACCCCGGCACCGAGGTCCGGGTGAACGCGGCGCTCGAGCGCCTCATGACCGGGCGTACGTCGGTCACGATCGCCCACAGGCTGTCGACGGCCGAGGCAGCCGACGAGGTCCTCGTCTTCGACGAGGGCAAGATCGTGGAGCGAGGCCCCCACACCCAACTCGTCGACGCCGGCGGCGTCTACACCCGCCTCCACCAAAGCTGGATCGCCCAACGCAGCGCCCTGTAA
- a CDS encoding ABC transporter ATP-binding protein: MPPKVPDKGSVTRRGFGVLRVAIWEEPGIFALSVVASMLYGAMTVAGGWALGWSTDRLIRPAFESGDTSAGAIAVLISLFIGIAILNAIGIVGRRLGAGIMQFRLQAKYRRRVTRQYLKLPLEWHHQHSTGMLLSNANADVESTWFVIAPLPMAIGVIAMLIFATIAMFAADVWLALVGCLVFPLVFVANVIFQRYLQPLATRAQQLRADVSEVAHESFDGALVVKTLGREAAETERFRAPTYALRDANIAVNKARGMFDPVIDGLPRLGVLAVLLVGVGRVRSGGADAGDVVQVAFLFTLIGFPIRALGWVLGELPRSVVGWDRVQRVLTAEGGMEYGEARLTSTKAARLEVADVRFGYLPERDVLAGVDFAIEPGRTVAVVGPTGSGKSTMTTLLTRLVDPEQGAVKIDGVDVRDLARDELAGSVALVAQTAFLFDDTIRGNITLGGDHTDDDVWDALRIAQGDGFVKALPDGLDTKVGERGTTLSGGQRQRIALARALVRRPRLLILDDATSAVDPQVEARILAGLRTAVQEDAGAATTVLVIAYRKATISLADEVLFLDDGRIRAHGTHTELQETSAAYRELVDAYEKDAERRQEEAELAADIDDLDSEGASAR, translated from the coding sequence GTGCCACCGAAAGTCCCGGACAAGGGCAGCGTCACCCGGCGGGGATTCGGGGTGCTGCGCGTCGCGATCTGGGAGGAGCCGGGCATCTTCGCGCTGTCCGTGGTCGCGAGTATGCTGTACGGCGCGATGACCGTGGCCGGCGGCTGGGCGCTCGGCTGGTCCACCGACCGGCTGATCCGGCCGGCGTTCGAGAGCGGCGACACCAGCGCGGGCGCGATCGCGGTGCTGATCTCGCTGTTCATCGGGATCGCGATCCTGAACGCGATCGGCATCGTCGGGCGGCGGCTCGGGGCCGGAATCATGCAGTTCCGGCTGCAGGCGAAGTACCGCCGGCGGGTCACCCGGCAGTACCTGAAGCTTCCGCTGGAGTGGCACCACCAGCACTCGACCGGCATGCTGCTGTCGAACGCGAACGCCGACGTGGAGTCGACCTGGTTCGTGATCGCGCCGCTGCCGATGGCGATCGGCGTCATCGCGATGCTGATCTTCGCGACCATCGCGATGTTCGCGGCCGACGTCTGGCTGGCGCTGGTCGGCTGCCTGGTGTTCCCGCTGGTCTTCGTCGCGAACGTGATCTTCCAGCGCTACCTGCAGCCGCTCGCGACCCGGGCGCAGCAGCTGCGTGCGGACGTCTCCGAGGTCGCGCACGAGTCGTTCGACGGCGCGCTGGTCGTGAAGACACTCGGCCGGGAGGCCGCGGAGACCGAGCGCTTCCGCGCCCCGACGTACGCGCTCCGGGACGCGAACATCGCGGTGAACAAGGCCCGCGGGATGTTCGACCCGGTGATCGACGGCCTGCCCCGGCTCGGGGTGCTCGCGGTGCTGCTGGTCGGCGTGGGGAGGGTGCGCTCCGGCGGGGCGGACGCGGGTGACGTGGTCCAGGTGGCGTTCCTGTTCACGCTGATCGGGTTCCCGATCCGGGCGCTCGGCTGGGTGCTCGGCGAGCTTCCGCGGTCGGTCGTCGGGTGGGACCGGGTACAGCGCGTGCTCACCGCCGAGGGCGGGATGGAGTACGGCGAGGCGCGGCTGACGTCGACGAAGGCGGCCCGGCTGGAAGTGGCCGACGTACGGTTCGGGTACCTGCCGGAGCGCGACGTACTGGCCGGTGTGGACTTCGCGATCGAGCCCGGCCGGACCGTCGCGGTCGTCGGGCCGACGGGTTCCGGGAAGTCGACGATGACCACGCTGCTGACGCGGCTCGTCGACCCGGAGCAGGGCGCGGTGAAGATCGACGGGGTCGACGTGCGGGACCTGGCGCGCGACGAGCTGGCCGGATCGGTCGCGCTGGTGGCGCAGACCGCGTTCCTGTTCGACGACACGATCCGCGGCAACATCACGCTCGGCGGCGACCACACCGACGACGACGTCTGGGACGCGTTGCGGATCGCGCAGGGCGACGGTTTCGTGAAGGCGCTGCCGGACGGCCTGGACACCAAGGTCGGCGAGCGCGGTACGACGCTGTCCGGCGGGCAGCGGCAGCGGATCGCGCTGGCTCGGGCGCTGGTACGGCGGCCGCGGCTGCTGATCCTCGACGACGCGACCAGCGCGGTCGATCCGCAGGTCGAGGCGCGGATCCTCGCCGGGCTGCGGACCGCCGTACAGGAGGACGCGGGAGCGGCCACGACGGTGCTGGTGATCGCGTACCGGAAGGCGACGATCTCACTCGCCGACGAGGTGCTGTTCCTCGACGACGGCCGGATCCGGGCGCACGGCACGCACACCGAACTGCAGGAGACCTCGGCGGCGTACCGCGAGCTGGTGGACGCCTACGAGAAGGACGCCGAGCGACGCCAGGAAGAGGCGGAGCTTGCCGCGGACATCGATGACTTGGACTCGGAAGGAGCGTCGGCGCGATGA